The Coffea arabica cultivar ET-39 chromosome 10e, Coffea Arabica ET-39 HiFi, whole genome shotgun sequence region TTTGGAGGAAATTTCCTTTTCACCACCGTCGGTTGGAGTGTCGCCGCTTAAGGTAATCAtatcttcctctttttttttttttttaaaccttcataacacatttttttttcatcccCCACTTCTTGAATTCCACCAAGAAGATGTTGGTACCAATTCACCACTTGAACTTGAGACTGATGCTATAATTTCAAACAAGAAAGGTGACAAAGTCGTTATCAGCATCCCAAAGCAACTTGCCCCCAGTGGAGGTGCTTTGTCAAAGAAGGAGCTGACTAATTTGCACGAAATCCGAAAAAAATCTAAGGTAGCATTGGTTTCAgaatttcatggtcaaaaattgatCCAGGCGCATCGAAGGAAGTACTTGCAGAGTTTGTGGATGGATTTTCGCGAACAGATTCTTGACACTCCAACTGAGCAGATCTCTTCTTTAAAAGAGTGTGCAGAGAAAATCATTGCGAAAATCACAAGAACGGATCCTACCAATGGTCTCCCTTTAAAAGATCACTTGATGGAATTATTTGCCAAGGCGGAGGCATATGATGCTCTGGCATCCTCATCGTGGGAAAGGATGAGCAAAGAAACACATGCAGAACTTCTTTCCAACGCGACCGTCCAACTCGAGAGAGTTAAGGCAAAGGAAGAAGGACTAACTTGTCACTTGCAAAGTCTTGAAGAAAAGTTGCAGTCCATTGAAGATAGGAAGAAGGTTCTGCAACAGGAACTCATCAGTTTGGAGAAACAAGGCCTGGAAATCAGTTCGACTATCGATCAAAAGCATGAGACCTTCAAGGAGATCCAGACTGAAATAACCCAAGCGCATGATGAGCTATCTTCCATTGAAAATACTAGCATCATGACTGATGACGCAATGAAGGAACTTGAAGACATGAAATCTGCACTTGAATCATATAAAGTAGCTGTAGTGGAatacaaatttgatatttagaCTTTCCACCATGTTCTTCTTTCCCTTGAATTATCTTATCACTCATTTTTTTCCATGTAATGagtttttcttttgaataataAAATGCTTTTCATTTCTTATCTCTTTTAGAACTCAAAtggagcattttattttttatatatatattttttatttttttggaaagagaaaattctttttcatttttttttgtaagggaCAAGGATTTGATTTGGAGTGGTGTAACTGAACTTAGAAGTTGCCCTCTAagctgcctacgtatcccaacaAGGGAATCAAGTCACACGTAGTTCCTGCCGTTCACATTTTAACCTCATGCGGGCCAGGAGTATCTAtttgtttaccaccttagaTTTGGTGGAGTGTTTCAGCAGTTTTACCACATACTACACCATTGGTGGTTGCCATCCACAGTTTTAACTCATGTGGGCCAGGAGCCTGGCGCGGTTCCGATTACGCATAGTACCTTTTTAGGTACTTGCCATTGATGGGGCCAACCCTTAATCCATCTTCAGCAACCAACTTATATGAGCCATTTGTATATACTTTTCGAACGACATATGGACCATCCCACTTAGGAGTAAACTTTCTTTGTCCGCCATGAGTGAGAATGATTGGTCTCCGAACGGCGAGTACTAACTCTCCAATTTGGAAAGAGCGGGGTCGAACGTGCTTATTGAATGCCTTTGAAAGGCGAGCCTGATAGCACTCAATCCGTTGCTGAGCTTCCAATCTCTTTTCGTCGAGTGCTTCTAATTCCTCGAGGCGAAGAAGAACATTATCTTCTCCACTGAGTCCTTCTTGAATTGCAATTCTTAGCGAAGGTATTTGACACTCAAGTGGAAGAACAGCTTCAACACCGTAAACAAGCGCATATGGGGTTGCTTGTGTGGGAGTTCGAAAAGTAGTTCTGTATGCCCAAAGCGCTTCTCCAATTCGAAGATGCCAATCCCTTTTCGATTTATCCACGATTTTCTTCAACAGATTACATAAGGTCTTGTTGAATGCTTCAGCGAGTCCATTTGCGGCAGCGTAGTACATGGACGAATTGtattgtttgaaatgaaatttttcgcaaagtTTGTTCATTGCTACATTGCAAAAAGGCTTACCATTATCGGTGATGATATAACGCGGGACCCCATATCGATAAATGATGTGCACGCGGATAAAATCTACTACATTCTCCTTTTTGACCTCTCTTAGAGGAACCGCTTCAGCCCACTTTGAAAAGTAATCTGTCGCCGTCAAAATGAAAATGTGTCCGCCAGAAGATTTTGGAAGTGGTCCAACTATATCCAAACCCCAAGCATCGAACGGCCAAGACGCCACAGTTGGATGCAATGGTTCAGGAGGTTGACGGATGAAATTGCCATGGAATTGACAAGCTTGACATCTTCTAGCAAAATCGATACAGTCCTTCACCATTGTTGGCCAGTAGTATCCCATTCTTTTAATGCGAAAGTGTAATTTCGGGCCAGATTGGTGAGCACCACATATCCCAGAGTGAGCCTCTTCCATTGCTTGCATGGCCTCATCTTCCCCAAGACATCGTAGAAACACCCCATCGAATGATCTTCGGTAAAGAGTCCCTTTGTAGTAAATGAAACGTGGCGCTCGACGAcgtatatcaaccattttcttgGGATCTTCTGGTAACTTCCCATGACTAAGGTAATCTACTATGAGATGACGCCAATCCTCCTTTTCGATCTCAtggacaaaaatatgataagtATTTTCTTCCTCACCATCGTCATTTTCATCAAACATCGGAGGTATGACCTAATTTTGGCATATTGAAATTTGATTTCGATGAGAAGGTAGAGTGATCATGGACGCCACCCTTGCCAAAGAATCAGCTTGTTGGTTGAAATTTCTTGGGATATGTTCTATAGTGACATTACTTAAATATCCCATGAGTTGCCTTGCATACTTATAATATGGGATCAATTCTGGTTTCTTGACATCATAAACACCAAGAAGTTGATTTACCACCAATTTTGAATCACCATAGACTCTAAGATGCAACTGCTTCATGTCTATAGCCGTTTCAAGATCGAGAATCAACGCCTGATATTCAGCCACATTGTTGGAACACCGGCGTGTTAAAGTGAAAGAGTATGGCAATATATCTGCTTCAGGAGTATAGAAGACAACTCCCGCACCAGCTCCATCACGGTGAGCAGCTCCATCGAAATACATTGACCACGACGATTCGACCATAAACACTTCTTCATCGGGAAGTTCATCAGTCAACTCCCACTCAACAGGTAGGGGATGATCGGCTAAAAAGTCTGCTAATATTTATCCTTTGACAGCCTTCG contains the following coding sequences:
- the LOC113711283 gene encoding uncharacterized protein — its product is MVESSWSMYFDGAAHRDGAGAGVVFYTPEADILPYSFTLTRRCSNNVAEYQALILDLETAIDMKQLHLRVYGDSKLVVNQLLGVYDVKKPELIPYYKYARQLMGYLSNVTIEHIPRNFNQQADSLARVASMITLPSHRNQISICQN